CTAGCAAATAAAAACAACTCAGGATATAAACAGAAAATTCATATGTAAGTAAGAGATAAGATGCAAAATATGTAAATGTCTAACCTTTTCCTGAAGTTACTATATAAATGTCTTGCACAGTATCTATGTTCCACTCTAGGGAGGAGCTCTTTCAGTGCATTATCCAAGCCTTTCTGCTGATCTGAGATTATGGTGTAACCAAAACCATCACCAAGACTGAGATCTTCACTTAGCAACTCAGTAAACCATTTCCAACTTTCTATATTCTCACTTTCCACAACACCATAAGCTATGGGGTACATTTGATTATTACCATCCCTCCCCACAGCTGAGAGCAACTGACCACCACAAATTGTCTTCAAAAAACATCCATCAAAACCAATAACAGGCCTGCATCCAGCCTTCCAGCCTTCCTTTAAAGCATGATAACAAAGGTAGATTCTTTTAAACTTATTGGAATCACCCTCATTCAGCCTTGTGGTCCTAATCTGCACTGTATTTTTAGGGTTGCTGGTAAGAATCTCATGTGCAAAGTCCCTTAATCTTGAGTAATGGTCTTTCAATGCCTCATGTACACCCTCTAGTGAAGCCTTTCTCACCCTTAAAATCTTAATCCTAGGAACCTCTATCTCCAACTCCAGCTTGATAGCCTCTGCCATTTCCTTCACTTTTCATTGTGGATTTTTTCTTATCCTGTCCCCATACAACTCTGTCAGATATTTCACACTAGCAAGCTTATTTGTGTATGGCTTACTGCAGTTATGCTCATCAAATAAGGTCTTGATAGTGCAGTTGTCTGAATCTTTGTCTTTACTGCACCAAATGTAGAACTTGCATTCAGCTTCACAACTAACTTGACATCTCTGTGCATCATTTATTATAAACTGGACTCCTCTTCTCTCCATAACTCCATATTGCCTAACAGCATCTCTAAACTCTGCCATGCTTGCAAATTTCATTCCAACCTCCCATTTTATTGTGTCACTCTTTTGCCCATATTTCACactatttctttttcttttcttgatCTTGGGGTTGGGAGGGCCAACATAGCCAATTTTGTGATTTTCATCTTCACTGGAAGATGAATCCGACCTTAGCTCATCAGAAGCATACTCAGATTCATCACTTAAACTCATCACTTTCTCTCTAACTTCAAGAAGATTACCATGATTCTGCTTCAAGGAATCcttatattttttctttttctctctaaACTCTCTCAACTCTTCATCACTGTCACAGAAAGAATCATAGCCTTTCTCATCTTCAGATTCATCACTCTCAGTCTCTACATCATCTCCCTCATAACCATATTCTGGATCATCAGGATCACTATCATCCCCACTTCCCTCATTACCATCTTCCCCTCCCTGGATACCATTTTCCCCTCCTTGATTTTCATTTTCCCTTCCCTTATTACCATATTCCCCTCCCTCATTATCATTTTCATCTTCCTGATTATCAATTACCTCATCCACATCATAGTGATCAATATACAAATTAATTTTACCAATTGGTTTATGAATGTCTACCATAGCTCTCACAGTACTATCATCATACAAAAGTCTCATACCACTTTCAAAAGTCAGACCATCATTTTTAAAATACACTAAGTCAGATTTTGCATAACCACATTTAACAGCAAAATCATCCAAGTCTCTAAACAAAAACAAGTCAGGGTCAAAGCCAGGTATAACTTCTACATCACCGCCTACATACTTTGGTTTAGGTTTATGTTCAAAATCCCCATGGTGATGTATGTAAATAGTAACCGATGAATCCATACTGTCAATTAAACACAAGAACAAAAACAAAAAAGATACGATTTCAATAATAAACATATATAAATCATAAAACAACTATTATTTATCAACACATATCACACAAATATACAAGGACATGCATAATGTTCATATACAGGCTCGTAGAGTTTGTTCAAGATCGATTAAACGTACCTCTCTCACTGAAGAAGATTTACGAGCAAGATCGAAGCAGATTTGCAGTTGAATCGATGGTCAATTGAGTTTTCTTCAAGAGCAATTGAGCAATTAGGGTTTTTAATCCCCAATTCTTTTATCTCTGTTATGTTAAATTATTAGGATATATTATACATATaactattatttaatttattaatatatatttagaaCACGTCATACGCCAAGTATCTGCCACGATGTTGCCACGTACTCTCCACTTTGACGTCGTTAATTTTTCTGTTAAATCAACTGGTCAATCTAACGGCGTTGTCATTATTCGCCACTAGAGTGGTACATTAGAGACCCCGATAAAAATAATGAAGATTTTGATACTAGGCTCTCACTTCAGTGACCAAAGTGATATTTAACCCTATTATAGACCTTATTTTTGcctaaaccaaaaagatttacaaaaccctaattctctccatctcctcctccttcattacatcgttttcttggtggatacaggtggagtgctttacacttgaggagcagctgctaaggatctccgttcatcatttttggatcgccattaaagacctccatcttttcattaacgtaaagcttcttaaggtaaacatattgaactatgaattatatattatttttcgcatggatcctgtggagggtttcgggtttttttaaaatttaaatttacgttttcgctgcgtttatgtgctaaaaacccttcaatggcatcatagctacttgcgaaaagtttttaattcatttatgtgtttaactgttttcgatatatgagcatgtacgtgattcgccatgatttgatgttgatataatatgcttatatatgtatggttttgaaaatatgatattcatgtgagtt
The sequence above is drawn from the Apium graveolens cultivar Ventura chromosome 2, ASM990537v1, whole genome shotgun sequence genome and encodes:
- the LOC141706232 gene encoding uncharacterized protein LOC141706232 is translated as MFIIEIVSFLFLFLCLIDSMDSSVTIYIHHHGDFEHKPKPKYVGGDVEVIPGFDPDLFLFRDLDDFAVKCGYAKSDLVYFKNDGLTFESGMRLLYDDSTVRAMVDIHKPIGKINLYIDHYDVDEVIDNQEDENDNEGGEYGNKGRENENQGGENGIQGGEDGNEGSGDDSDPDDPEYGYEGDDVETESDESEDEKGYDSFCDSDEELREFREKKKKYKDSLKQNHGNLLEVREKVMSLSDESEYASDELRSDSSSSEDENHKIGYVGPPNPKIKKRKRNSVKYGQKSDTIKWEVGMKFASMAEFRDAVRQYGVMERRGVQFIINDAQRCQVSCEAECKFYIWCSKDKDSDNCTIKTLFDEHNCSKPYTNKLASVKYLTELYGDRIRKNPQ